DNA from Sinorhizobium numidicum:
CGGACATATCCCGGAGCTTTCGCCTGGACTGCCAGTGAAGGCAGCAATTCGACCAGAAAACATTTCTCTCAGCCCACGTGGGCAGGGCGGGCCAAATGCCATTCCCGGCATAGTAGACACTTCAATTTATCTTGGAACGCACAACGTAATGCTGGTCAACGTCGAAGGACGCAGGGATCTATCGCTACATATCCAGGTGCCTGTCGGACAAGACATTCCCTTTTTCGCACGAGGTGATGCGGTTGATATCCTGCTCCAGAACGATGCCATTTATCTGTTTCCCAGCAAGGGAGATTGGCAATGAGCAGTGTTGAGGTAACAGACTCGGCCCGTGGTACTGCCACTCGTCTCGCTCGTAGAACCCTCGCGACCGGAACGGCTGGCAAGTATCCGCCGTTTTTGACGGTGATGTTGCTGCTACCCCTGCTTCTGATTCTATTCTTCGGCTTTCTTTATCCGGTGGGGCGGATGTTAATAGGAAGTTTCTTCGATCCGGATTTCACGTTTCACAACTACATTCGGATGTTCACCGAGCCGCTCTATGTGAAGATACTGGCTCGAACGCTCTGGATCGCTTTTGTCTCAACGATGGGGGCTTTCGTGCTCGGATATCCGGTCGCTTACGGCATGGCACGAGCCAGCGGGAGTGTCGCGTTATGGATCGGAGCTTGCGTATTAATTCCGCTTTGGACCTCCGTTCTTGTCCGATCCTATGCTTGGATCGTTTTGCTGCAGCGCAACGGCATCATCAACAATATCCTCGTAGAAAGCGGGATAGTAGATCAACCACTCAAGCTGATCTACAACAACGGCGCTGTGGTCGTGGCGATGACACACGTACTTTTGCCATTCATGATTCTGCCGATCTACAGTTCTCTACGGTCGATTCCCAAAGAACTGCCGCAAGCCGCCGCAAATCTCGGGGCCGGCAACATTACCACCTTCTTGAAGGTAATTTTGCCTCTTAGCCTACCAGGCGTCTTCGCAGGTTCATTGATGACCTTCATTCTCGCGCTAGGATTCTACATTACGCCCGCACTAGTGGGAGGACCTCAGACCCTGATGATGGCCACATTGATCGGGCAGCAGGCGACCGTGCTTATCAACTGGCCCTTCGCCGGCGCATTGGCGATGGTTCTCCTGGTTGTGACTTTGGTCCTCGCATTCTTGTTCCGCAGGGTTCTTTCTGCATACGGAGGATTTGGCAGTGTCTGAGACTATCACTCTTGTAAGGAGCCGCCCCTTCAGTCCGGCTATCCTCGCTAAGTTTAGTGGGGGCATCATCCTTGCAGTTCTCCTGTTTTTCCTTGTCTTGCCTACGTTGATCGTCATTCCAATGTCGTTCGGCAGCGCATCCTATATTGAATTCCCCCCTTCCGGGCTTACCTTAGATTGGTACGGCAAGTTTCTTACAGACCCTGCCTGGATTTCCGCAACGCTGTTCAGCCTGCGTATCGCTATCGCCACTACCGTCTCCGCAACGATTATTGGAACCCTCGCGGCCATCGCTCTTGTTCGTGGAGACATCCCGGGCAAATCGCTCATACTTGGTCTCTCGCTCAGCCCCCTCATAGTGCCTCAAATCATTATGGCAATCGCACTCTACCTCTTGTTCTCACCGCTTCAACTTACGGGGAACTTCTTCGGCTTCTTGTTGGCTCACACCATGCTGACCGTTCCGTACGTCGTGATTTCTGTTTCCGCGGCGCTTCAGCGTTTTGACCCAATTCTCGAAATGGCAGCGCTCAATTGTGGCGCCGGACGCAGTCGTGCTTTTTTCGAGGTCGTGTTACCGCAGATTCTTCCTGGGGTGATCACCGGCGCGGTGTTTGCTTTTGTCTCATCCTTCGACGAGGCGACGGTTTCATTCTTCATATCCGGCGTTGGTGGAAAGACGATAACTCGCAAACTATTCGAGGATATCAACTTCAGCCTCACGCCGGTGATCGCCGTCGTCTCGAGCCTTATCGTATGTGTCTCTATTCTGCTGATGGGCGCAGTTCGCATCGCTCAGAATAAGGTAACCTCGTAGGGCGGGTGAAGCTCCGGTCAATATTACGACGGATAGGAGGGGCTATGAGGCGCCCCTCCCTGCCGCACACCGGACTAGCGCTTCCTATCGGACGTCCAAAAAGGCGAAGCTCCCGATGGAGACGATCAACTCAAGCGTAAGCGTTTGGCTGACGGCGTCCTGACCTGAAGTTCTACTAGGGCGTTATTTCTGACACGGGCCAGCTGACCTTGCCCCGTTGAAATAATCCATTTTGAAGTAAGCTCTGGCCCATTGGGAGGACCAGAGAATGAAGGGCAACCGTTTCACCGACGAACAGATTATCGGGATATTGAAGGAGCACGAGGCAGGCACGCCGGTCTCGGAGCTTTGCCGCAAGCACTGTGTCAGCAACGGCAGCATCTATAAGTGGAAAGCCAAGTTCGGCGGCATGGAGGTGTCCGAGGCCAAACGGCTGAAGGCGCTGGAGGACGAGAACACGAAGCTGAAGCGGCTTGTGGCGGATGCCATGCTCGACAATGCTGCTTTGAAAGACCTTTTGGGAAAGAAGTGGTGACGCCCGCAGCCAAGCGGAACGCTGTCGCGCATCTGATGAGCCAACATGGGATGAGCGAACGGCGGGCGTGTACCCTGGCGCGACGACGATCATGGCCTTCGCGAGCTCATGAAGGTGCTGGCGCATGAACGTCGCCGCTTTGGCTATCGACGCATTCATGTGCTGCTCAGGCGCGAGGGACACCTTGTGAACCACAAGAAACTCTTCCGGCTCTATCGGGAGGAGAAGCTGACGGTGCGCAAGCGTGGCGGCCGGAAGCGAGCGATAGGCACACGAGCACCGATGTTGATCGCGATGGCAGCCAATGATCGCTGGTCACTGGACTTCGTCTCGGATCAACTCACCGACGGCCGCAGGTTTCGGGTTCTGACGGTCGTGGATGACTGCACCAGAGAATGTCTGGCTCTCGTCGCCGATACATCACTCTCCGGCCTGCGGGTTGCCCGAGAGCTGGACCGGATCATCGAGGAACGCGGAAAGCCGAGGATGATCGTCAGCGACAACGGCAGCGAGTTCACAAGCAATGCGATCCTGCAATGGACGGACCGGGCCAAGGTGGATTGGCACTACATCGCGCCTGGCAAACCGATCCAGAACGCCTTCATCGAAAGCTTCAATGGGCGGCTGTGCGACGAGCTATTGAACGAAACGCTGTTCTCGTCATTGGCTCAGGCGCGATCCGCGCTTGCGAACTGGCGTCGCGATTACAACGATCACCGACCGCATTCCGGCCTCGGCTGGCTGACACCCGCCGAGTTCGCTCAGACCATCAAACCGCGACGCGATGCGGTGCTGCGCAGCCGAAACGGCTTCGCACCGCAACCCGCCGCTACCACCCCAAATACAGCAACCCAAAACCGCTGGAGCGAACTGAAAACTGGATAAAACTTGGGGGGTATCCCTCCGGTGACGGCCGCCTTGCTGAGGTAGGCTGAAGACTGCAAGTCCTAGTGCAAGCACTTCTCTATTCGGCGGTTGTGGTCAAGCGCTTTCGAGCTTGCGTTCCGGCCGGCGTTAGATGTTCTTCGCGGGGTGTTGCTTCTCTTCGGGATCGGCACCTTGGCCCTCCCACCATGGGATCGGAAGAATGAAGCGGTCCAATCTAGGAGACGTCCTGACCGCAACTGATGCGACCGGCACAGTGCTTGCAACGAACTCACCTCATCCATCGTCCCGCGAAGGACATCCATACCGCCGGGGGCGGAATGTCTTCACCTCCTCTGTTCGGTCTCGAGACGCCAGGCTCGGCGCGGAGCCCTCAATCAGCGCAGCGTTGAGCCGGGCCAAGACCGTCTTTTCTGCTCCAGCAAAACTCCGTTTCGTCACTCCACATGCGATGCATGATCACCGCCAGCCGGCGGCCAAGCGCGACGACCGCTCTCTTGAGACCACGTCTCTTGGCGACATTCATCGCCCAGGCCTTTAGCCGACCATTTCTTTACACGCGTCAACAGCACCTGGGCTGCTTCATAGAGCAAAGTCCGCAGCATCGCGTCGCCGGCAAGCGAGACATGACCGGTGCGACAGCTCTCCCCCGACCGGTTGAGCACCGGCGTCAGCCCTAGAGCCGGGCCCACTGCCTTGGAATTCTTGAATCTCGTCGGGATATCGATGGTGCTTTTGAAGGCGAGCGCCGTCACAGCGCCGACGCCGGGGATTGTCATCAGCCGCCGGCAAACTGGATCGTCGCGCACGACCGACAGCAGCTTGCCACTCAATCTCGTGAACTCCTCGCGCAGCTTTCGGCGGGCCGCCAGCAGACATGCAACGATTTCCTCCAAATCCGGTACGCGTTCGACGAGTTCTCGGATACGGTCCTCGAACTTGATAGCGCCGACCGCGCCGACCTTGAGGCCGAAGTTCCGCAGCAGGCCACGGATATCGTTCTCAATGGCAATAGCCTTGGCTTGCAACAGCTTTCGTGCCGTAAGCAGCGCCCTGCGCGGTTCTGACTTTCAAGCGTCTTCACATGCACCGGCCGGTAAAGTCCGACTCTGACCATCTGGGCAATGCCACGAGCATCGTTCCGGTCGGACTTGTTCACCTGCGCCTTCAGGAAAGCTTTGGCGTGCCGGGTCTCAATGCAGATCGCCGGCAGGCCGGCACGCCAGAGTCCATCGAACAGCCATTGCGACAACGGTCCCGCTTCAAGGCCGACACGGGCCAGTTGCCAGACCGGATCCATCAAGGCGCGCGCCAAATCCTCCGGATGGCTGGTGACCTTCAATTCCCGGCAGATCTTGCCCGTCTCATCGACAATACAGATCGGGGTCTCTTTTATCGCCACGTCCAACCCAGCATAGTGTCTCATGCTGCGCTTCCTTTCCTGATGCTTGTGGCTGTTCTCGCAGACCACGTTCTATCATCAGCTCGAAGCGCAGCGCCTCTCTTACCCTCCACAGATGCAGCGCAAGCCGAATACCCCATCTAGGAGTAGTCCTATGACGAAGCATCAGGTTGAGGTCATCACGTCGGTCGAGCGGCGGCGGCGCTGGTCCCGGGAGGAGAAGGAGCGGCTGGTTGCAGCGACATTCGAACCCGGGGCAAGTGTTTCGGAGATCGCGCACTCGGCCGGCATCCATGTCAGCCAGCTCTTCCGCTGGCGCAAGGAGCTCTGCCAGATCTCCGCGCCGTCCGTCCCGCAACTCGTTCCGGTGGAGGTCGTCGAGCCGCTGCCGTCGTCGCCAGCGGAGCCGCCGGTCTCCCGACCGCGTAAGAAGGCAAGCATCGTCACGATCGAGCTTGGCGGTGGGCGTCGTCTCCGGGTCGAGAGTGACGTCGACACCGATGCGCTCGGCCGGATTCTTGATGTGCTGGAGCGGCGATGATCCCGGTCCCGAGCGGCGTGAAGGTTTGGCTGGCGACGGGACATGCGGAGAGGCTTTCCCGGGCTGTCGCTGATGGTGCAGGAGACGCTGAAGCGCGACCCAATGAGCGGTCATCTGTTTGTCTTCCGAGGGCGGAGCGGCGGCCTGATCAAGGTGATCTGGCACGACGGCCAGGGTGTGCCTGCCTGTTCACGAAGAAGCTCGAGCGCGGCCGTTTCATCTGGCCGTCAGCGGCCGACGGCACGGTGGTGATCACGCCGGCGCAGCTCGGCTATTTGCTCGAAGGCATCGACTGGCGAATGCCGCAAAAAACCTGGCGTCCGAGCTCGGCGGGATGAGCAAAACCGCTGGCACGACGGGAGCGAATATATTCCATCCCGCCATGACCGATGCGGCCGATCAGCTTCCCGACGACCTTGCCAGCGCGCATGCGATGATCCTCGCCGAGCGCGCGGCCCGTCGTGAGGCGGAGGCGCTGGCCGCCCGCGCGCAGGCAGTGAACTCGCACTCGGATGCGCTGATCGCCCGTCTCCGGCTGGAGATCGAAAAGCTGAAGCGCGACATCCACGGCAGCCGCTCGGAGCGCAAAGCCAGGCTTCTGGAACAGATGGAGTTGCAGCTCGAGGAGTTGGAGGCCAACGCCAGCGAAGACGAACTGGCGGCGGAGTTAGCGGCACGCTCCTCGCCGGTCAGGGCTTTCGAGCGCAAGCGTCCATCGCGCAAGCCGTTTCCCAGAGCATCTGCCGCGCCAACGCGTCGTCATTGCCGCACCGGCGAGCTGCCCGTGCTGCGGCTCGGCCAAGCTGGCAAAGCTGGGCGAGGACATCACCGAGACGCTGGAGGTGATCCCGCGCCAGTGGAAGGTGATCCAGACCGGGCGCGAGAAGTTTACCTGCCGCGAATGCGAGAAGATCACCCAGCCGCCCGCGCCCTTCCACGTGACGCCGCGCGGCTTTGCCGGACCGAACCTCTTGGCGATGATCCTGTTCGAGAAGTTCGGTCAGCATCAGCCGCTGAACCGGCAGAGCGAGCGTTACGCCCGCGAGGGCATCGACCTCAGCCTGTCGACGCTCGCCGATCAGGTCGGGGCCTGCGCCGCGGCATTAAAGCCGGTGCATGGACTGATCGAGGCGCATGTGCTTGCCGCCGAACGGCTGCATGGCGACGACACCACCGTGCCGATCCTGGCGAAGGGCAAGACCGACACCGGTCGCATCTGGACCTATGTCAGAGATGACCGGCCGTTCGGCGGGCAATCGCCACCGGCGGCGCTCTATTATGCCTCGCGCGACAGGCGACAGGAGCATCCCGAGCGCCATCTGAAGAACTTCACCGGCACTTTGCAGGCCGACGCCTATGGCGGCTACAACCCGCTGTTCAAGGTGGATCGCGACCCCGGTCCGCTGACGCAGGCGCTGTGCTGGGCACATGCCCGTCGCAAGTTCTTCGTGCTCGCGGACATCGCCAGCAACGCCAAACGCGGCAAGAATGCTGCCGCAATCTCACCGGTCGCGCTGGAGGCGGTCAAACGCATCGATGCGCTGTTCGACATCGAGCGCGACATCAACGGTCTTTCAGCGAACGAGCGGCTGCAATGCCGTCAGAAGGACAGCCGTCCGCTCGTTCATGAGCTTCAGATCTGGCTTCGATCTGAGCGAGCAAAGCTGTCGCGCAGTTCACCGTTTGCCGAGCCGATCGACTACATGCTCAAGCGCTGGGACAGCTTCACATCCTTCCTCGTGACGGCCGGATCTGCCTGACGAATAACGCGGCCGAACGAGCGCTGCGTGGTTTTGCCCTCGGGCGCAAGTCATGGCTCTTTGCCGGCTCCGATCGAGGTGCCGAGCGCGCCGCCTTCATGGCGACACTGATCAT
Protein-coding regions in this window:
- a CDS encoding ABC transporter permease; protein product: MSSVEVTDSARGTATRLARRTLATGTAGKYPPFLTVMLLLPLLLILFFGFLYPVGRMLIGSFFDPDFTFHNYIRMFTEPLYVKILARTLWIAFVSTMGAFVLGYPVAYGMARASGSVALWIGACVLIPLWTSVLVRSYAWIVLLQRNGIINNILVESGIVDQPLKLIYNNGAVVVAMTHVLLPFMILPIYSSLRSIPKELPQAAANLGAGNITTFLKVILPLSLPGVFAGSLMTFILALGFYITPALVGGPQTLMMATLIGQQATVLINWPFAGALAMVLLVVTLVLAFLFRRVLSAYGGFGSV
- a CDS encoding ABC transporter permease gives rise to the protein MSETITLVRSRPFSPAILAKFSGGIILAVLLFFLVLPTLIVIPMSFGSASYIEFPPSGLTLDWYGKFLTDPAWISATLFSLRIAIATTVSATIIGTLAAIALVRGDIPGKSLILGLSLSPLIVPQIIMAIALYLLFSPLQLTGNFFGFLLAHTMLTVPYVVISVSAALQRFDPILEMAALNCGAGRSRAFFEVVLPQILPGVITGAVFAFVSSFDEATVSFFISGVGGKTITRKLFEDINFSLTPVIAVVSSLIVCVSILLMGAVRIAQNKVTS
- the tnpA gene encoding IS66-like element accessory protein TnpA translates to MTKHQVEVITSVERRRRWSREEKERLVAATFEPGASVSEIAHSAGIHVSQLFRWRKELCQISAPSVPQLVPVEVVEPLPSSPAEPPVSRPRKKASIVTIELGGGRRLRVESDVDTDALGRILDVLERR